The following coding sequences are from one Nicotiana tomentosiformis chromosome 3, ASM39032v3, whole genome shotgun sequence window:
- the LOC138908264 gene encoding uncharacterized protein, translating to MEALRFLMQELHFSGVEGDLYNVYSNVKTSKELWEALEKKYKIEDVGLKKFTAAKFSDYKMVDNKLVITQVQELQVIIHDLLAEGIIRINACVESINSVTNYEFFLECLVINEAFQVAAMIEKLSPLWRDFKNYLKYKRKEMKLEDLIVRLGIEEDNKVAEKKTRGNSIMIKKKFKGNCHNCEKVGHKAAECRAPKKEKKNGQANMVQTNDDIDDLCAMLCECNLVGNPKEWWIDSGATRHVCAVREAFASYAPAGPDKTIFMGNSATAKIEGYEKIFLKMTSGKVVILNTFVMFLKYGRT from the exons ATGGAAGCACTCAGATTTCTTATGCAAGAATTACATTTTAGCGGAGTGGAGGGTGATCTTTACAACGTCTATAGTAATGTGAAAACTTCGAAAGAACTATGGGAGGCGTTGGAAAAGAAGTATAAAATCGAGGATGTCGGTTTGAAGAAGTTCACCGCAGCAAAGTTTTCGGACTATAAGATGGTAGACAACAAGCTTGTCATTACCCAAGTTCAAGAGCTGCAAGTTATCATTCATgatctccttgctgaaggtataatCCGAATTAATGCTTGTGTTGAAAGTATTAATTCTGTTACTAATTATGAATTTTTTCTTGAATgtttggttatcaatgaggcgtttcaagttgcagcaatgattgagaagttgtcTCCTTTATGGAGAGACTTTAAGAATTACTTGAAATATAAGCGCAAGGAGATGAAACTCGAAGATCTCATCGTTCGATTGgggatcgaagaggacaataaagttgCAGAAAAGAAGACACGCGGGAACTCAATAATGAT CAAGAAGAAATTCAAGGGGAATTGCCACAACTGTGAAAAAGTTGGACACAAAGCTGCAGAAtgtcgtgctccaaagaaagagaagaaaaatggtcaagcaaatatggttcaaacaaatgatgataTTGATGACTTGTGCGCTATGTTGTGTGAATGCAACTTAGTGGGAAAtcctaaggagtggtggattgattctggtgCCACCCGCCATGTTTGTGCCGTTAGAGAAGCATTTGCTTCATATGCTCCCGCTGGACCCGACAAGACCATTTTTATGGGAAATTCTGCAACGGCCAAAATTGAAGGTTATGAAAAGATATTCCTAAAGATGACCTCTGGCAAGGTGGTGATTCTGAACACGTTTGTCATGTTCCTGAAATACGGAAGAACTTAA